One window from the genome of Cricetulus griseus strain 17A/GY chromosome 2, alternate assembly CriGri-PICRH-1.0, whole genome shotgun sequence encodes:
- the Gpbp1l1 gene encoding vasculin-like protein 1, translating to MAQHDFVPAWLNFSTPQSAKSSTATFDKHGEHLSRGEGRFGVSRRRHNSSDGFFNNGPLRTTGDSWHQPSLFRHDSVDSGVSKGAYAGTTGNLSGWHGSSRGHDGMNQRSGGNTGNHRHWNGSFHSRKGCTFQEKPPTEIREEKKEDKVEKLQFEEEDFPSLNPEAGKQNQPCRPIGTPSGVWENPPSAKQPSKMLVIKKVSKEDPVATFSAAFTSSGSHHANGNKVSTMVPSVYKNLVPKPAPPPSKPNAWKANRMEHKSGSLSSSRESAFTSPISVTKPVVLAAGVVLNSPKESPSSTTPPIEISSSRLTKLTRRTTDRKSEFLKTLKDERNGDCSESRDCDKLEGLEGTHTPEPKENGEQGCLQNGLSLPIVEEGEVLSHSLEAEHRLLKAMGWQEYPENDENCLPLTEDELKEFYMRTEQLRRNGFGKNGFQLSRSSGLFSAWRSTINVECEDSDTETSSSETSDDDAWK from the exons ATGGCGCAGCATGACTTTGTTCCTGCTTGGCTAAATTTCTCAACGCCACAGTCAGCTAAG TCATCTACAGCCACCTTTGACAAACACGGAGAGCACCTATCCCGTGGAGAAGGTAGATTTGGAGTAAGCCGTCGTCGACATAATTCCTCTGATGGCTTTTTTAACAATGGACCCCTAAGGACTACCGGAG ATTCTTGGCACCAACCCTCTTTATTCCGCCATGATTCTGTGGACTCTGGTGTCTCTAAGGGAGCATATGCTGGAACCACAGGAAATCTATCTGGTTGGCATGGCTCTTCCCGAGGTCATGATGGCATGAACCAACGAAGTGGAGGTAACACAGGAAACCATCGACACTGGAATGGCAGCTTCCACTCTCGGAAAGGCTGTACCTTTCAAGAAAAACCACCAACAGAgattagggaagaaaaaaaagaggataaAGTAGAAAAGTTGCAGTTCGAAGAGGAAGACTTT CCTTCTTTGAATCCAGAAGCTGGCAAACAGAATCAGCCATGCAGACCTATTGGGACCCCTTCAGGAGTGTGGG AAAATCCGCCTAGTGCCAAGCAACCCTCAAAGATGCTAGTCATCAAAAAAGTTTCCAAAGAGGATCCTGTTGCTACCTTCTCTGCTGCATTCACCTCATCAGGATCCCACCATGCAAATGGGAACAAAGTGTCAACCATGGTCCCAAGTGTCTATAAGAACTTGGTTCCTAAGCCTGCACCACCTCCCTCTAAG CCCAATGCTTGgaaagctaacagaatggaacaCAAATCAGGATCCCTTTCCTCTAGCCGGGAGTCTGCTTTTACCAGTCCAATTTCTGTTACTAAACCAGTGGTACTAGCTGCTGGTGTAGTTCTAAACTCTCCCAAAGAG AGTCCCTCCAGTACTACCCCTCCAATTGAGATCAGCTCCTCTCGCCTGACCAAATTGACCCGTCGAACTACGGACAGGAAGAGTGAGTTCCTGAAGACTCTGAAGGATGAACGGAATGGAGACTGCTCAGAAAGCAGAGATTGTGACAAACTAGAGGGG TTGGAGGGCACCCACACACCCGAACCAAAGGAAAATGGAGAACAAGGTTGTCTTCAGAACGGTCTTTCTCTACccattgtggaagaaggggaggtCCTGTCCCACTCACTGGAAGCAGAGCACAG GTTATTAAAAGCAATGGGATGGCAGGAATATCCTGAAAATGATGAGAATTGCCTTCCACTCACAGAGGATGAGCTGAAGGAGTTCTACATGAGAACAGAGCAG CTACGAAGAAATGGGTTTGGAAAGAATGGCTTCCAGCTGAGCCGCAGTTCTGGCCTGTTCTCCGCTTGGAGAAGCACTATCAATGTAGAGTGTGAAGACTCCGACACAGAAACAAGCAGCAGTGAGACGTCAGATGACGACGCCTGGAAGTAG